GGTGTGCGGGTTGTGGTCGATCTGGGCCGGTAGCAGCATCCGGGCGATGTCGATGGCGAGGGTCTTGCGCTCGGCCCGGGCCTCGTCCATCGCCTCGTCGTACTGCTCCTGCGAGTCGAAGTGGCTCGGCTGCGGCTCGGGCACCACCGCCCACGGCGACAGCGTGCCAGCCGGCGCCTTGGCCAGGTCGATGTGCTCGGAGAACTCCCGCAGTTCCGGCATCTCGCACAGCGCCGCCAGCGGTCCGGACGGGTCGAGCATGACCGTACGGATCCCGCGCCGGGCGGCCTGGTAGCAGATCGTCGCTTCCAGCACCGACTTGCCCGCGCCCTGCCGGCCGACGATCGGGACCAGCCCGGACGCCTTCTTCACCTCGGTCGAGTAGTGGGTGTCGAACATCACCGGCCGCCGTACGGAGCTGGCGATGATGCCGATCAGCGGCCCGCGGCGGTCGCCGAGCCGGGTGCTCACCTGCGGCAGCCCGGCCGCGAAATACCGCATCGGCAGACGGCGGCGGTACGCGGTGGACGCCACCGGTTCACCCGGCACGAACTCCCGGACCAGCGACGCCTGGCCCTTCGTCAGGACCGCGTCCATGTGCCGGCGCTTGTAGAGGTCGCGCACCGCGCGGACCCGCTCCATGCACTCGTTCTCGCTCCGGCCCGCGACGGCCAGCCGATACCACCCCTCCGTACGGGTGGAGACCAGGTCGTCGCCGTGGCTCATCTCGTCCTCGATGCGCCGGGCATGCTCGGCCTGCCGGGTCAGCGCGGCCGGCTCGTCCACGTCGTGGATCTGGTACTGCCGCTGCTGGTCGCGGATGCGCAGCAGCGCCTTGGTCACGCCGGTGCGGGTCGCGGTGCCGGCCAGCACGTCGACCGTCGAGCTCAGCTCGACCGGGAACGGCAGCGCGTCGGTCGCCGACAGCCACGGGCCGCGCGGGTCCGGGACGATCATCTCCGGCATCCGCCCCAGCGTCACCACCGCCACGTACGAGGTCAGCGGGTCGTGGTCGGGGCGGCGGTCGATCATCTGCACGCACCGGCCCAGCGGGGTCGGACGGACCACCACGCCCTCGGTGAACGCGTGCAGGTCGGTGGTCTCCCAGTCCGCGGACAGCCCCGACGGGGACATCAGCCCGCCCGGCGCCGGCAGCCCGAGCCCGATCGAGCGGTGCAGCAGCCACTCCATCCGGCGCGGGTCGGCCGGGTGGCCGCCGATGCCGGGGGAGCCGACCGCCTCGCCGATCAGCTCGACGTCGCGGTCGAGGTGCGCCAGCTCGCGGTTGCCGGCCTTGCCCATCAGGCTTTCCATCATCGCGGTGAGTCGGCCCCGCGGCGCGATCTCGACGCCGAGGTAGACCTCCTTCTCCGCGGTGGCCGACGTCCGCAGGTAGCGCTGCTGGGCCAGCAGGTTGTCCGACCAGGTGCTGTCCTCGGACCCCGGCAGCGGGGACGGGGTGCGCGCGTGCAGGCCACGGGCCCAGGCCGCGACCGGGTACGGCCGGGAGGTGACGCGGATACGGATCCGGCGCCCGGCCAGGCCGGCGAAGCCGATGCCGGCGGCGTCGACCATGCCGCGGCGGTCGCCGTCGGCACGCCAGGCCCAGCGGGCCGGCGGCACCACGTACCAGGCGTACGCGGAGCGCTTGGTCAGGGTGATGTTCCCGGCTATCTCACGCAGGGACAGGGCGAGCGGCGCGGTGCGCGGCTCCTCGCGACGGCGGGCCATCAGCGGTCCTTCCTCGCGGGGAGCAGGATCCGCGCCTCGAGCGCGGCGTGCGGGTCGGTCTTCTCGTCCTTCGCCGGCTTGGCGTGCCGGCCGCCGGTCGGGCTGACGGTGAGCGGGCCCTGGTACTCAGCCTCGTGCGGGTCGGCCCGGAACGGGCTGCGAGGCGCGTCCTGCTGCTCTGCGTGCTGCGGTTCTGCGTGCTGCGGTTCTGCGTGCTGCGGATCGGCCGGGCGCGCGTGCGCCGAGTGCTGCGCGGCCGAACCCTCCTGCGCAGGGTGCTGTGCGGCGGGCCGGTCCTGGGCGGGGTGCTGCGCGGCGGGCCGGTCCTGGGCCGGGTGCTGTGCGGCCGGGCGCGACTCGGGCCGTTCCTGCGCCGGGCGTGCGTGCGCGGGGTGTTGGACCGGGCCCTGCGCCGCCGCGCCGTCGCCGCCGGCGTGCGCCGCCGGCCGGGCTGCGGCCGGCGTGCCCTGTCCGTTGGTCTGCGCCGCCGGCCGGACCGCGGCCGGCGTCCCCTGTCCATTGGTCTGTGCCGCCGGCCCGGCCACGGCCGGCGTCCCCTGTCCATTGGTCTGTGCCGGCGGCCGGACGTGCGCCGCGCTGCCCTGCCCGTTGGACCGGGCGGGCATTGGCCGGCGGACCGGCGCTGCGTTGCCCTGCCCGTTGGACCGGGCGGGTGCGGGCGGACGGACCGGTGCCGCGCCGGCCTGTGCGGGCGGGCTGACCGGTGTCGCGTCGGCTCGGGCGGGCGTCGGCGGGCGGACCGGAGTGCCCTGCGGCGGCTGGGCGTCGGCGGACGGTCGGTGCGCCGGCTGCGGGCTGGGCGGCGGCGTCGGGTACCCGAGCGCCGAACTCGCCCGGGCCACGGCCGACGCCGGCACCGGCTGGGCGACCTCGGCGACCGGGAGATCGTGCGGCTCCGGATCGGGGGCGCGGACGAACCCGTGCACCTCGTCGTGCTCGACCTGCGCCCGACCGGCCTGGTACCGCTCGTCGCTGGCGATGCTCCAGGCCGGCGCGGCCTCCACGTACCACTCGTCGGCGGGCACGTCCGGCGTCCAGGCCGGACCGTCGGAGTCCAGCACGTCGAGCGTGGACTCGACCGCCGGCTCGGCGACCGGCTTGTGCTTGCGACCGACGCGCGCGGCGGTCCGGGACCGCTGTCGCTCCCGCATCGCCAGCACCTTCGGCGGCGTCTCCCGGACCCGGATCTTGCCCGGACGCACCAGCAGCGACCGCTCGCCCCGGCGACGTGCCTGCAGCGCCGCCCGCGCCTCCGCGTTGAACAGCGCGGGCAGCGACCGCAGCGGCCGCTCATGGTCGACGACCAGCATGACGGCGCGGGAGAGCACGACGGACAGCCCGAGCGACCAGATCAGCGACCCGAGCACGCCGGCGGGCCCACCCCCGCCGAGCGGGATGAGGACCACCGCGGCGACGAGGAAGCAGGCCAGCCACGTGCCCCAGGCCACGTACCGGGCCTGGATGGGCAGCGTGTACTCGTCCGGCCCGAGCCAGACCGTGTCGAACTGGTAGACCTCGTCGTCCGGTCGTACGGTCAGCGCCATCTGTCTCCCTCCGCCGGCCGGTGCGTGTTCGGACTCAGCCGAGGATCAGGTTGACCAGCTGCTGACCGAAGGCGAAGAGGGTGCCGCCGGCAGCAATCAGGATGATGCCGAGGAAAAGGTTCACGGCCACGACCGCGTTCTCCCGCGTCCGGCCCTGGTGGGCGCGGGACATGATCACCACTGCCGCGAAGGCGAACAGCAGTGGGATGATGTATTTGACGATCCACGCCACGACACCGGTCGTGTTGATGGTGGGCTCGGCGGCCAGGACGTGGACGGCTAGATGCTGCACGCCCAGTGCTCCCTTCGGCGGTAACGCGACGCTGCGACGACACTACGGCACGTGCTCGAATCTCGTGAGTGCAAGTCTAATGCGACTCAATGATCACGTCGCCTCGGCCGGTCTGACCAGGAGAAATGGCAAACCGTCCCCTGCCGCCCCGTATCGGTCCACACCGTACGCGCAGATGACGCCTGCGATGCGTCTCCGGAAGTCACTCACACTCTGTTTCACTTATAGTACGTTCGGTGGTCAGTTTGTCACTGTCACATCCTTGGGGTTAAACCACTGCCTCCGGCGCCGACCATCGACGGGGAGGAGCGGGCGATGGACTCCGTAATGGGGGAGCCCGGGGATTCTGCGCCTAAGCGGCGCAATCGCACGAGCCCCGATCGGGTGCAACGTAGTTTCTATCTGCCGCGAGATCTGGTCGATCGCGCGCGAGCGGCGGTCCGGGCGACCTCCGGGGCCCCGGGCGAGGCCTACAACCTGAGCGAGCTCGTGGGACGGGTGCTTGCTGTCGAGGTACGCCGACTGGAGCAGCGTTACAACGACGGGAATCCGTTCCCGCCGGTTGATTCCGTTCCACCCGGTCCGGGTCCGGCCGGAGTGGAACGCATCCGGAACGGTGTGCTGAACCCGCGCAAGCGGCCGGCCCACTGATCCTTATGTGATCAGTGGCAGTCGCAGTTGCCGGTGCGGTGCACGGCGACCCAGTCCGCGTACTCGGCCGGGTCGTCCTCGTACGCGTCCAGGGCGTTGACGACGATGCTCGACACGACCTTGAGCACGTCCACCGACGGGCTGGTCCAGACCTCGTCCAGGACCTGCTCGTTGATGGTGAGCGCGTCGTAGACCGCGGCCTGGCGGGGGTCCTCGGGGCGGCCGCGGCGGCTGCGCGGGCCGGCCTGCTGCGATGCGGCCCGGGGACCCGCCGGCGGACCGGCGTTCGGGGCCGGGCGTCCCGGCGGGGCGAACTGGGGCCGGTCGAACTGCGGCGGCGGCGTCGTCCCGTACGGCTGGCCGAACGGAGGCTGCGGCTCGGGCTCGGCCGGCCGGTTGAACTGGTCCGCCAGCGCGCTGAACTCCGGATCCCACTGCGGCGGACCCGACCGCGAAGCCTCCTGCCCCGCCCCACCCCGATCCCCGCCCAGCCGCTCTTCCGGCGGTCCCTGCCGCGGCCAGTCCTGAGCCCGGTCACCCTGCGACGGGCGTCCCTGCCGTGACCGATCCGCCGGCCCGGGTCCCTGCTGCGGCCAGTCCTGTGAGGGGGCGCCCTGCGGCGGGCGCGGACTCTGCGGGGGTGCCTGGGGCGACCAGTCCTGGGGCTGACCCGACCGGGGCTGACCCGACTGGGACGAGCCGCCCTGGGGGCCGGCCTGGGGCGGACCGTCTTGAGTCGGCCGGCTGTCGGATGGCCGGTCCGGAGACGGTCGGTCCTGGGACGGTCGGTCCTGGGACGGTCGGTCCTGGGACGGTCGGTCCTGGGACGGTCGGTCCTGGGACGGGTCGTCCTGCGGGCGGGGAGTCCGGGCGGGGGTCTGGGGCGGGACGCCCAGGCCGAAGCGGGTGTCCGCGGGCGGGCCGAATTGCGCCCCGGGCTGGATCTCGTGCCCGGACCGGCCGGCCTGCGGACCGCGCGGGTGTTCACGGGCCCAGTCCTCGAACGGGTCCGGCGGCGGCCCGGCAGCCGGGGCCGCGGCACCAGCCGGCGCCGGCGCCGGCAGCGGCATCTGCGGCGCGGGCAGCGGCGGGTGGCCGGTCGCGCCGCCGAGGACGGTGCCCATGGGGGTGACCGCGTCGCCACGAGGTACGGGTGGGGGCGTGGCACGAGCCGGCGGCGCCGTCTCGTCCGGGCGCGCAGCCAGGGACTGCGCGAAGCTGGACGTGGGGGCCGGCGAGCGTGGGGTCTCGGACGCGAGCGGTGGAACCCCCCACGCGGCCGCACCGGCCGGCAGGTCCAGCCCGGTCAGCGGCAGACCCGGGATCGGCGTGGTCAGCTCGGCCGCGGTCTGGTCGTCCCGCGCCGGCTCAGCACCCAGCTCCAACGCCCCGACCGACCGCGACTCCTCCGCAGGCTCGCCGTGCGCCTCCCCGACGGGCTCCTCGGCCCCAGCCGGCAGCTCAGCGGCCTCCGATCCCTCGGCGACCGACTGGTCGACGGGCTCCTCAGCCGCTACCGGCTCCCCGGGGTCCTTCGACTCCGCAGCGACAGGCTCGGCCCCAGCCGGCAGCTCGGCGGCGTCCGACTCCGCGGGAACGGGCTCCTCACGGGCCTCCCCGGCCGCAGCCGGCAGCTCGGCGGCGTCCGACTCCGCGGGGGACTCCGCAGCCGACAGCTCGGCGGCATCCGACTCCTCGACGACAGGCTCCCCGGCCCCCCGCTCCCCGGCCCCGCGCTCATCGGTCGCCGCCTCGTCCGCTTCGGGTTCGTCGATGGCGACCGGCTGCGCAGCGGCCTCGGCCGCGGTGTCCGGCTCGTCGACCAGAGGCTCGTCGGCGGCATCAAGACCATCCGGCTCCGAGGCGTCCGGCTCGTCGTCGGCATTGAGGCCGTCCGGCTCCGAGGCGTCCGGCTCGGCGTGGTCGGCGCCGGCGATCGGCAGCCCGTCGATGTCCGGCTCGTCCTCGTGCTCACCCGGCTCGTGGATCACCAGCTCGTCCACCGGCTCGGCAGCCTCGACTACGGCGGGCTCGTCGGGCCGCGAGACCGGCGCCGCCGCGGCGGGCTCGGTCAGCGGCGCGCTCTCCTCGCCCGGCTGCGCTCCGAGCGGCTCCAAGGCGACGGGCTCCAACCCGCCCGAGTCGCTCGACCTCTCGGCGCCGGGAGCCCCGGCAACAGGCTCGGACAGCCCCCCGACCGGCTCCTCCGGAGACACCATCGGCTCCGGCCCGGACCCGATCGGCTCGGTCCCGGACCCGATCTGCTCCGGCGCGGCCCCCGTCTGCTCCCGCGCGGATCCCGACGACTCGCGCGCGGCCCGCGCGGCCTCCGACGGCTCGCGCGCGGCCTCCGACGGCTCGCCGGCCGATGCCTGCGATGAGGCCGGTTCGCGGTCGGGCGACGCGCTCGGGCGCTGCCAGCGGCTGGAATCCTCCGACGAGGAGGGGGAGGAAGGGGAGGTCGGCGCCGCCCATCGATTCCCCGCCCCGGTCCGCGCCGCCGCGGCCGGCGGGAACACCACCGGCTCCCGCGTCGTCTCCGCCGACGCCCGCGGCGAGGGCGGCGTCACCGAGGGGGACGGCGGCGGGCGCGGCGCCTTCTTCCGAGCCGCGGGCGGCGCCTGCCGCCCGAGCGACGCACGCAGGATCAACCAGGTGCCGAGAGCGAGCAGAACCACGCCGACCATGACCACCACGATCGCGAGCGGACGCATGTCGCTCACGCCAGGCGGTCAGGGACGCCGACGTCGCTCACCGGTCCACCTCCGATCCGCCACGATCCCGTACCAGGAAACGTACCCACGGGAGGCAGGTGTCGATCCCGGGCGCACAACCACGACGGTGCCCCGGTCTGGTCGAGACGGGGCACCGCGACATGATCAGCGTACGGGGTGGCAACCGTGCGGTGCGGAGCATCCGGGGCGTGTCCCGGCCCGATGATCATTCTGTCGGCGGGTCGACCTCGTCCGGGTCGAGCCCGAGCAGGTTGGCGACCTGTTCGACCACGACGTCATGGACGAGGTCGGCCAGCTCGGTGCGGTCCAGGGCGCGCAGTTCCAGCGGGCGCCGGTAGACCACGATCCGGGGTGGGGTGGGGCGTCCGGCCGGGTCCGACCCGGCCGGCAGCAGCCGGGCGAGCGGCACCGCGCCGTCCTCGATGACGTCGGTGCCCCAGACCAGCGCCTCGGGCGGCCCGTCCGGCACCGCCGGCACGTCCTCGACCGCGAACTCGACCGACTCCAGCTTCGTGGCCCAGCGGGCCTCGAGGTGCTCGACGGCGTCGAGCACGAGGTCGTCGAACTGCTCGGCCCGGCTGCGGGACAGCGGCACCCCGCTCGGCACGAGCAGGCCGCGCAACCCACGCCCGCGGCGGTCCCGCCGGATCCCCGGCCGGGTCCGGCGGCGGGCCGGCGCGAGCCGGTCACCAGGCGGCGGGCTCATAAGCGGGATCGTACCCGGGTGGACGCCCCGGAGAGGAGATGCTGCGACACGCCCGGGTGAACCGTGGCACGACACGGCCGGCGGGTGTCGTAGGTGCCGCCCGGCGGGCGAATCCGGGGCTATGGTGCCGCCGTGGGTGGGATCGGCTCAGCGTGGGAGGCGCGGTAGGCATGGTCAGACATGTGCGCCGCTGCTCTCGTACCGGTTGCCCGGATTCCGCCGTGGCCACTCTCACGTACGTGTACTCGGACTCGACCGCCGTCGTGGGCCCGCTCGCGACCTACGCCGAGCCCCACTCGTACGACCTGTGCGAGGAGCACGCCCGCCGGCTGACCGTGCCCAAGGGCTGGGAGGTCGTCCGGCACGAGGGCGAGTTCAGCCTGCCGATGCCGAGCAGCGACGACCTCGAGGCGCTGGCCGACGCGGTCCGCGAGGCGGCCCGTCCGGAGCGGCGCACGCTCGCGGTCGACGCGGGTGCCAGTACCGGCGCGAAGCAGGACCCCGGCACCGGCCGCCGCGGCCATCTCCGAGTTATCCCCAGCCCCCAGTAGGTGGCACGGGCGGTCGCGCCCGGCCGATAGGGTCGTCGGGTGCGAGATCTGTCCTCCTTAGTCAAGGCGTACGACGTGCGCGGCACCGTGCCCGACCAGCTCGACGAGCAGGTCGCCCGGGCATTCGGGGCCGCCTTCGTGCGCGTGACCGGCGCACCGCGCATCGTTCTCGCGCATGACATGCGGGACTCCAGCGTGCCGTTGTCGGCCGCGTTCGCCGACGGCGCAACCAGCCAGGGCGCCGACGTGGTGGACGCCGGGCTGGGCTCGACCGACCTGCTCTACTTCGCCTCCGGCTCGCTCGACCTGCCCGGCGCGATGTTCACCGCCAGCCACAAC
Above is a window of Mycobacteriales bacterium DNA encoding:
- a CDS encoding DUF3499 domain-containing protein: MVRHVRRCSRTGCPDSAVATLTYVYSDSTAVVGPLATYAEPHSYDLCEEHARRLTVPKGWEVVRHEGEFSLPMPSSDDLEALADAVREAARPERRTLAVDAGASTGAKQDPGTGRRGHLRVIPSPQ
- a CDS encoding metallopeptidase family protein, whose amino-acid sequence is MSPPPGDRLAPARRRTRPGIRRDRRGRGLRGLLVPSGVPLSRSRAEQFDDLVLDAVEHLEARWATKLESVEFAVEDVPAVPDGPPEALVWGTDVIEDGAVPLARLLPAGSDPAGRPTPPRIVVYRRPLELRALDRTELADLVHDVVVEQVANLLGLDPDEVDPPTE